The sequence TACTTCTTGCTGTTGTAAATGCTATTGTCCGACCAATCCTGATCATCCTGACCTTACCTATTACAATTCTGACTCTCGGACTTTTCCTGCTCGTCATTAATGGTTTTTCTTTGATAATTGTCTCAAAGATCGTGCCTAAATTCAAGATCGAAGGCTGTCTTAATTCTGCTTTTGCTGCCTTGCTTATCTCGATCGTGAATATGATCCTGGAATGGCTGATAAGAAAATAACACCGAACTCCATCCTTTTAAATTGGACAGGATAACAGGATTTACCAGATAAAAATGAAAACAGAAAAGAATCCTGTTCATCCTGTTCATCCTGTTATCCTGTCTTAAATCTTTTTCGCGTTGTTTCGTGTATTTCGCGGGTAAAAATGAAAATCAGAAAATTCAAGATCGAAGATTACGAGCAATTGATCCGATTATGGATCGATGCCGGGCTTCCCTTCAAACCAAAAGGAAGAGACCGGAAAGAAGAATTCGAGAAGCAGATAAAAAAACCGGAAAACCTCTACTTATCAGTATTCAAGGAAAATAAGCTGATCGGTTTTGTCATGGCAAGTCATAACCGGAGAAAAGGCTGGATCAACCGTCTGGCTGTTCATCCGGAATTTCAGAAAAAAGGTCTGGCTTCGCTTTTGATCAAAAGAGCAGAAGAATTTTTTATCAAAGAAGGTGTGGATATTTTTGCCTGTTTGATCGAGGACTGGAATGACCGCTCTCTGAAATTATTTGAGAAATCAGGATACAAACCACATCGAGAGATCATTTATTATACAAAAAGAAATCATCCTGATGTTTAGAAATTATATGTATGAGACAAATAACTCCCGCCCTGCAACCCTCGGATCGTAGTCTGTAATCCTCGAATCGATGCTTGCAGGTGTCGGATCTATGCTTTTTATACTTTTTTGCTGCTTTCACTGCTTATGATGACTATTAAACGATATGATAACTATGTAAAGAACATTAATTTAAGCAATCCTGCATCTCCTATCCACTGGTTCAGAGTTGCAGTTTAATTTTAAGATCGCGTCAATAGTTTTATTGGGGAAATGTTTATCAGCTTATTGATTTATTTTTTTTTGGGAAGTGATTGATTGTTTTATTCTCATTATAAAAAATCAATTTGTAGACGCAATATTTCAACAAACCTTTTAACATCTGGACTATCAATTAGACATTGACCTATATTTAGAAATTCATAATAAATTGCTTCTTTACCAACAATCTCTATTTTA is a genomic window of Candidatus Cloacimonadota bacterium containing:
- a CDS encoding phage holin family protein, with amino-acid sequence MNEFIIRILILSFSIYLVGKATKLFYVEDFFTAILTALLLAVVNAIVRPILIILTLPITILTLGLFLLVINGFSLIIVSKIVPKFKIEGCLNSAFAALLISIVNMILEWLIRK
- a CDS encoding GNAT family N-acetyltransferase → MKIRKFKIEDYEQLIRLWIDAGLPFKPKGRDRKEEFEKQIKKPENLYLSVFKENKLIGFVMASHNRRKGWINRLAVHPEFQKKGLASLLIKRAEEFFIKEGVDIFACLIEDWNDRSLKLFEKSGYKPHREIIYYTKRNHPDV